The Molothrus ater isolate BHLD 08-10-18 breed brown headed cowbird chromosome 9, BPBGC_Mater_1.1, whole genome shotgun sequence genome includes a region encoding these proteins:
- the TMEM69 gene encoding transmembrane protein 69 — protein MFPLVQRCCFNTPFKLQKLPGASVLLCGRNKRSCSSLALLQLQRDARPLCTPLSLQPAAVCIAQLRPFHTSLPVSKKKTPAESEEQSQESPGSLKDCPKPALYLSLGGLIPFVAVPLAMASQGSYCPELAFAQVTYGAATASFLGGMRWGFALPENSPAKPDWLNLANGTVPALLACQALLFKDVTQGVLMLTVALGIALHYDISLLPTYPRWFKVLRVVGTVVMISSLLATVALKAFLEGEQSDDRKKQQNIN, from the exons atgttTCCTCTCGTACAACGATGCTGCTTCAACACACCTTTCAAA CTGCAGAAGTTACCTGGTGCcagtgtgctgctctgtggcaggaacaagagaagctgctcctccttagccctcctccagctgcagagggatgcACGGCCTCTCTGTACACCTCTGAGCCTCCAACCAGCAGCAGTTTGCATAGCCCAGCTCCGGCCTTTCCACACCTCTCTCCCTGTCTCCAAGAAGAAAACCCCTGCAGAATCTGAGGAACAATCACAGGAGAGCCCGGGATCACTGAAGGACTGTCCCAAGCCAGCCCTTTACTTGAGCCTGGGGGGGCTGATTCCCTTTGTGGCCGTGCCGCTGGCCATGGCCTCACAGGGCTCCTACTGCCCAGAGCTGGCCTTTGCTCAGGTCACCTatggagctgccacagcctccTTCCTGGGGGGCATGAGGTGGGGCTTTGCCCTCCCAGAAAACAGCCCAGCCAAGCCAGACTGGCTGAACCTGGCCAACGGCACAGTTCCTGCTCTGCTTGCCTGCCAAGCCTTGCTTTTCAAAGATGTCACTCAGGGAGTGCTCATGCTCACGGTGGCCTTAGGGATAGCGCTGCATTATGACATTTCCCTTCTTCCTACTTACCCCAGGTGGTTCAAAGTACTGAGGGTAGTGGGAACAGTGGTGATGATATCATCCCTGTTGGCCACTGTAGCACTGAAAGCTTTCTTAGAAGGGGAGCAAAGtgatgacagaaaaaaacagcagaacataaattaa